One Helianthus annuus cultivar XRQ/B chromosome 7, HanXRQr2.0-SUNRISE, whole genome shotgun sequence genomic region harbors:
- the LOC110899452 gene encoding uncharacterized protein LOC110899452 — MCLYGLSCQVTMSSASDPIDISDSDEGIIDLVSDEEVIELESDDEPAMEVVPETDTEPEEDPDYVSVDVLSGVSGEGEIIALGGPVLMDDILDLGDVLVPGVVVVGHPDGHLIIDIPPLAIEVPRVDVPAGGDKVPVFHVDHVDDDIGVGEAFDIAILEVSSPVVSVMDISSSDTTDSVSSSALRAIGPSAHATDCGTAAELIAPTTLEMGGPSRAILAQVDDERVSEPRREIPSVFEIGGPSCPATASPFIERFRAAGFLVPPKLETGGPSRPPTTMSPSDPCYRSPMFPPTLEERIDSIEMLLHVFMHRIDRELDVIRQ, encoded by the coding sequence TTGACCTCGTGTCCGATGAGGAGGTGATCGAGTTGGAGTCGGATGATGAGCCCGCTATGGAAGTAGTGCCGGAGACGGATACTGAGCCGGAGGAGGATCCGGACTACGTGTCTGTCGATGTGCTGAGTGGCGTTAGTGGTGAGGGGGAGATAATAGCCTTAGGTGGCCCTGTGCTGATGGATGATATTCTCGATCTGGGGGATGTTCTAGTCCCTGGTGTAGTTGTCGTAGGTCACCCCGATGGACACCTTATTATTGACATCCCTCCCCTTGCGATTGAGGTCCCTCGTGTTGATGTCCCTGCTGGTGGGGACAAGGTTCCAGTGTTTCATGTTGATCATGTCGACGATGACATAGGAGTGGGCGAGGCGTTTGATATTGCGATTCTAGAGGTCTCTTCCCCAGTTGTGTCCGTCATGGACATTTCATCTTCCGACACTACTGATAGTGTATCTTCTTCTGCTCTTAGAGCCATAGGTCCTAGTGCTCACGCTACGGACTGTGGCACTGCTGCAGAGCTTATAGCTCCCACTACTCTCGAGATGGGTGGACCGTCTCGCGCTATTCTTGCTCAAGTCGATGATGAGAGAGTTAGCGAGCCCAGGAGGGAGATTCCTTCTGTTTTTGAGATTGGAGGACCTTCATGTCCCGCTACAGCCAGCCCTTTCATTGAGAGATTCCGAGCTGCTGGCTTTCTTGTGCCCCCAAAGCTCGAGACGGGCGGACCTTCTCGACCCCCAACCACCATGTCTCCTTCCGATCCTTGCTACCGTTCTCCCATGTTTCCACCCACCCTCGAGGAGAGGATAGATTCTATTGAGATGCTCCTACATGTGTTTATGCATAGGATTGATAGGGAGTTGGATGTTATACGACAGTGA